In a single window of the Papaver somniferum cultivar HN1 chromosome 8, ASM357369v1, whole genome shotgun sequence genome:
- the LOC113303443 gene encoding transcription factor SRM1-like isoform X1 produces the protein MGLLLLRDENMNSCSTWTREEEKAFEKAIISNPEDSIDRWEKIAEALPGRTAEEIKNHYELLVEDVNNIEAGLVTLPNYISASEGSTEHASEGGTSKKGGIHLAHFQSESNHGSKSSRADQERRKGIAWTEDEHRLFLLGLDKYGKGDWRSISRNFVVSRTPTQVASHAQKYFIRLNSMNKDRRRSSIHDITSVGSGDVSSPQGPITGQTNGAAPGGGSSSKSTKPQAQPSSGAPAVGVYGAPTIGQPVGGPLIPAVGTPVNLSAPPHMAYGIRAPVPSMPPMTYPMPHR, from the exons ATGG GGCTGCTGTTGCTGAGAG ATGAGAACATGAATAGTTGCTCTACATGGACTAGGGAGGAGGAGAAGGCATTTGAGAAAGCTATAATTTCAAATCCTGAGGATTCAATCGATCGCTGGGAGAAAATTGCTGAAGCGTTACCTGGAAGAACCGCAGAAGAGATTAAGAATCATTATGAACTCTTAGTCGAAGATGTTAACAATATTGAGGCTGGACTTGTGACTTTGCCCAACTATATTTCAGCTTCAGAGGGTTCAACTGAACATGCAAGTGAAGGTGGGACAAGTAAAAAAGGTGGAATTCATCTTGCGCATTTTCAGAGTGAGTCAAACCATGGAAGCAAGTCATCAAGAGCTGATCAAGAACGCCGTAAGGGAATTGCGTGGACAGAGGATGAACACAG GTTATTTCTTCTTGGATTGGACAAATACGGGAAAGGCGATTGGCGAAGTATATCCCGAAACTTTGTTGTGTCAAGAACGCCTACACAAGTGGCTAGCCATGCACAGAAATATTTTATTCGCTTGAACTCTATGAACAAGGATAGAAGACGATCTagcatccatgacatcaccagtGTGGGAAGCGGAGATGTATCATCACCCCAAGGACCAATCACAGGCCAAACAAATGGGGCCGCACCTGGAGGTGGATCTTCCAGCAAATCTACCAAACCACAAGCTCAGCCTTCGTCTGGTGCTCCTGCAGTCGGGGTCTACGGTGCTCCTACCATAGGCCAGCCAGTTGGAGGACCTCTGATTCCAGCAGTTGGTACTCCGGTTAATCTTTCTGCACCACCACACATGGCATATGGCATTCGAGCACCAGTTCCAAGCATGCCGCCAATGACATATCCGATGCCTCACAGGTAG
- the LOC113303443 gene encoding transcription factor SRM1-like isoform X3, which yields MDENMNSCSTWTREEEKAFEKAIISNPEDSIDRWEKIAEALPGRTAEEIKNHYELLVEDVNNIEAGLVTLPNYISASEGSTEHASEGGTSKKGGIHLAHFQSESNHGSKSSRADQERRKGIAWTEDEHRLFLLGLDKYGKGDWRSISRNFVVSRTPTQVASHAQKYFIRLNSMNKDRRRSSIHDITSVGSGDVSSPQGPITGQTNGAAPGGGSSSKSTKPQAQPSSGAPAVGVYGAPTIGQPVGGPLIPAVGTPVNLSAPPHMAYGIRAPVPSMPPMTYPMPHR from the exons ATGG ATGAGAACATGAATAGTTGCTCTACATGGACTAGGGAGGAGGAGAAGGCATTTGAGAAAGCTATAATTTCAAATCCTGAGGATTCAATCGATCGCTGGGAGAAAATTGCTGAAGCGTTACCTGGAAGAACCGCAGAAGAGATTAAGAATCATTATGAACTCTTAGTCGAAGATGTTAACAATATTGAGGCTGGACTTGTGACTTTGCCCAACTATATTTCAGCTTCAGAGGGTTCAACTGAACATGCAAGTGAAGGTGGGACAAGTAAAAAAGGTGGAATTCATCTTGCGCATTTTCAGAGTGAGTCAAACCATGGAAGCAAGTCATCAAGAGCTGATCAAGAACGCCGTAAGGGAATTGCGTGGACAGAGGATGAACACAG GTTATTTCTTCTTGGATTGGACAAATACGGGAAAGGCGATTGGCGAAGTATATCCCGAAACTTTGTTGTGTCAAGAACGCCTACACAAGTGGCTAGCCATGCACAGAAATATTTTATTCGCTTGAACTCTATGAACAAGGATAGAAGACGATCTagcatccatgacatcaccagtGTGGGAAGCGGAGATGTATCATCACCCCAAGGACCAATCACAGGCCAAACAAATGGGGCCGCACCTGGAGGTGGATCTTCCAGCAAATCTACCAAACCACAAGCTCAGCCTTCGTCTGGTGCTCCTGCAGTCGGGGTCTACGGTGCTCCTACCATAGGCCAGCCAGTTGGAGGACCTCTGATTCCAGCAGTTGGTACTCCGGTTAATCTTTCTGCACCACCACACATGGCATATGGCATTCGAGCACCAGTTCCAAGCATGCCGCCAATGACATATCCGATGCCTCACAGGTAG
- the LOC113303443 gene encoding transcription factor SRM1-like isoform X2 → MTADENMNSCSTWTREEEKAFEKAIISNPEDSIDRWEKIAEALPGRTAEEIKNHYELLVEDVNNIEAGLVTLPNYISASEGSTEHASEGGTSKKGGIHLAHFQSESNHGSKSSRADQERRKGIAWTEDEHRLFLLGLDKYGKGDWRSISRNFVVSRTPTQVASHAQKYFIRLNSMNKDRRRSSIHDITSVGSGDVSSPQGPITGQTNGAAPGGGSSSKSTKPQAQPSSGAPAVGVYGAPTIGQPVGGPLIPAVGTPVNLSAPPHMAYGIRAPVPSMPPMTYPMPHR, encoded by the exons ATGACTGCAGATGAGAACATGAATAGTTGCTCTACATGGACTAGGGAGGAGGAGAAGGCATTTGAGAAAGCTATAATTTCAAATCCTGAGGATTCAATCGATCGCTGGGAGAAAATTGCTGAAGCGTTACCTGGAAGAACCGCAGAAGAGATTAAGAATCATTATGAACTCTTAGTCGAAGATGTTAACAATATTGAGGCTGGACTTGTGACTTTGCCCAACTATATTTCAGCTTCAGAGGGTTCAACTGAACATGCAAGTGAAGGTGGGACAAGTAAAAAAGGTGGAATTCATCTTGCGCATTTTCAGAGTGAGTCAAACCATGGAAGCAAGTCATCAAGAGCTGATCAAGAACGCCGTAAGGGAATTGCGTGGACAGAGGATGAACACAG GTTATTTCTTCTTGGATTGGACAAATACGGGAAAGGCGATTGGCGAAGTATATCCCGAAACTTTGTTGTGTCAAGAACGCCTACACAAGTGGCTAGCCATGCACAGAAATATTTTATTCGCTTGAACTCTATGAACAAGGATAGAAGACGATCTagcatccatgacatcaccagtGTGGGAAGCGGAGATGTATCATCACCCCAAGGACCAATCACAGGCCAAACAAATGGGGCCGCACCTGGAGGTGGATCTTCCAGCAAATCTACCAAACCACAAGCTCAGCCTTCGTCTGGTGCTCCTGCAGTCGGGGTCTACGGTGCTCCTACCATAGGCCAGCCAGTTGGAGGACCTCTGATTCCAGCAGTTGGTACTCCGGTTAATCTTTCTGCACCACCACACATGGCATATGGCATTCGAGCACCAGTTCCAAGCATGCCGCCAATGACATATCCGATGCCTCACAGGTAG
- the LOC113303442 gene encoding putative transcription elongation factor SPT5 homolog 1, translating into MPRRRDDDDFDGEEDDDYEEEEDLDDDEDVRGSRGGGKKRRRSDFIDDIAEEDDEEEEEDDYDDEDYGGGGGSSKKQKKKSSGGSQFFELEAYEDDSGNEDEEEEGEDDFIDHTDAELHEEGGGRRIPRPLLSREDDAEEIEALERRIQQRYAKSNHAEYDEETTDVEQQSLLPSVKDPKLWMVKCAIGHEREAAVCLMQKCIDRGPEMQIRSAIALDHLKNYIYIEADKEAHVREACKGLRNIYAMKVMLVPIKEMTDVLSVESKAIDLAEDTWVRMKIGTYKNDLAKVVNVDNVRQRVTVKLIPRIDLQAVANKSEGREVVKKKGFNPPPRFMNIEEAKEMGILVERRRDPDTNDYFWKIEGMMFKEGFLYKTVSLKSIYSQNIRPTFDELEKFRKPGDGDGDVASLANLFRDRKKGHFMKGDAVIVIKGDLKNLMGWVEKVEEDNVHIRPKMKDLPKTLAVNQKELCKYFKPGDHVKIVQGAQEGATGMVVKVEGPILILVSDTTKEDIRVFADYVVESSEVTSGVTRIGDYELHDLVLLDDTNFGVIIRVESEAFQVLKGVPDRPEVALIKLREIKSKIDKRNIIAQDRSKNTINVKDVVRILEGPCKGKQGPVEHIYRGMLFINDRHHLEHAGYICAKSQACMVVGGSRVNGDRNGGPLSRYPLRAAPRVPPSPRNTRGGRPPIDSGGRHNHRGGRGHDSLIGSTIKIRLGPFKGYRGRVVDVTGTSVRIELDSQMRVVTVTRDQISDNITVTTTPRETPRYGMGSETPMHPSRTPLHPYMTPMRDPGATPIHDGMRTPMRDRAWNPYAPMSPARDSWEDGNPGSWGASPQYQPGTPPARSYEAPTPGTGWANTTSGSYSEAGTPRDNSPAYANAPSPYLPSTPGQPMTPGSASYLPGTPGGQPMTPGGGGLDLMSPAIGGDADGPWYMPDILVNVRKSGEDSIIGVVRDVLPDGSCKVSLGSGGNGEITTALPHELEMVVPRKSDKIKIMSGAQRGSTGKLIGIDGTDGIVKVDDTLDVKILDMVILAKLAHS; encoded by the exons ATGCCACGGCGGCGTgacgatgatgattttgatggtgaagaagatgatgattatgaagaagaagaagatcttgatgatgatgaagatgtaagAGGGAGTCGTGGTGGGGGTAAGAAACGGAGAAGATCCGATTTTATTGATGATattgctgaagaagatgatgaggaggaagaagaagatgattatgatgatgaagattatggtggtggtggtggtagtagtaagaaacagaagaaaaaatCATCTGGTGGTTCTCAGTTTTTTGAACTTGAAGCATATGAAGATGATTCGGGcaatgaagatgaggaagaagaaggcGAGGATG ACTTTATAGACCACACTGATGCTGAATTGCacgaagaaggtggtggtagAAGAATACCACGTCCTCTGTTATCCCGTGAGGATGACGCAGAAGAGATTGAAGCTCTCGAGAGAAGAATTCAGCAACGGTATGCTAAGTCTAACCATGcagaatatgatgaagaaaccaCTGATGTTGAACAACAATCTCTTTTGCCATCAGTTAAGGACCCAAAGTTGTGGATGGTGAAATGTGCG ATTGGACATGAGAGAGAGGCAGCTGTTTGCCTTATGCAGAAGTGTATCGATAGAGGTCCTGAGATGCAGATAAGATCTGCTATTGCTCTTGATCATCTTAAGAACTATATATACATTGAAGCTGACAAGGAGGCCCATGTGAGAGAG GCTTGCAAGGGTCTTCGAAATATATATGCTATGAAAGTCATGCTTGTTCCAATAAAAGAAATGACAGACGTTCTTTCAGTTGAAAGCAAAGCCATTGATCTGGCTGAGGATACGTGGGTACGGATGAAGATAGGGACGTATAAAAATGATCTTGCAAAG gttGTGAACGTGGACAATGTGCGTCAGCGGGTAACAGTTAAGCTAATCCCAAGGATTGATTTACAGGCAGTTGCTAATAAGTCG GAAGGCAGGGAAGTTGTGAAGAAAAAGGGATTTAATCCCCCTCCACGTTTCATGAACATTGAGGAAGCAAA AGAAATGGGTATTCTCGTTGAACGTAGGAGGGATCCAGATACTAATGATTACTTTTGGAAAATTGAAGGAATGATGTTTAAAGAAGGTTTTCTATATAAAACAGTATCATTGAAATCCATTTACTCCCAGAACATACGCCCGACTTTTGATGAGCTTGAGAAATTCCGTAAGCCTGGAGATGGAGATGGTGATGTAGCTAGTCTAGCCAATTTATTCCGTGACAGGAAGAAGGGCCACTTTATGAAGGGCGACGCTGTTATTGTTATTAAAGGGGATCTCAAAAATTTGATGGGGTGGGTTGAGAAAGTTGAGGAAGATAATGTGCACATCAGACCGAAAATGAAGGACTTACCT AAAACCCTTGCGGTGAATCAGAAGGAGCTTTGTAAATACTTTAAACCTGGTGATCATGTGAAGATTGTTCAAGGGGCCCAGGAAGGTGCTACTGGTATGGTAGTCAAGGTTGAAGGTCCCATACTGATCCTTGTATCTGATACAACCAAGGAGGAT ATTCGAGTATTTGCAGACTATGTCGTTGAGAGTTCTGAAGTAACTTCTGGTGTAACTAGAATTGGTGATTACGAGTTGCATGATCTTGTGTTACTTGA TGACACAAACTTCGGGGTAATTATACGTGTAGAGAGTGAAGCATTCCAG GTACTGAAGGGAGTTCCGGATAGACCTGAAGTTGCACTTATAAAATTGAGGGAGATAAAAAGCAAGATTGATAAGAGGAACATTATTGCACAAGATCGGTCCAAAAACACTATCAATGTGAAAGATGTTGTGAGGATTCTGGAGGGACCTTGCAAA GGTAAGCAAGGTCCTGTTGAACACATATATAGAGGAATGTTGTTCATAAATGACCGGCATCACCTGGAGCATGCTGGTTATATTTGTGCAAAGTCACAAGCTTGCATGGTCGTTGGTGGCTCACGTGTGAATGGCGATAGAAAT GGTGGTCCTCTCTCAAGATATCCTCTCAGAGCTGCACCTCGTGTTCCTCCATCTCCAAGAAACACTAGAGGAGGAAGACCTCCTATAGACT CTGGAGGAAGACATAATCATAGAGGTGGACGAGGGCATGATTCTTTAATTGGCAGTACCATCAAAATTCGCCTGGGTCCCTTTAAGGGGTACCGTGGGCGCGTGGTAGATGTTACTGGCACGTCAGTTCGAATTGAATTAGACTCACAGATGAGGGTTGTTACAG TTACCCGTGACCAAATATCTGACAATATCACAGTTACAACTACACCCCG TGAAACACCTCGATATGGAATGGGAAGCGAAACACCAATGCATCCTTCTCGAACTCCACTGCATCCATATATGACTCCTATGAGAGATCCTGGAG CAACTCCGATACATGATGGTATGCGGACACCTATGCGGGATCGGGCTTGGAATCCTTATGCTCCCATGAGTCCAGCAAG GGATAGCTGGGAAGATGGCAATCCTGGCTCATGGGGAGCTAGCCCGCAATATCAG CCTGGAACTCCTCCTGCACGATCTTATGAAGCACCAACCCCAGGTACAGGCTGGGCAAATACAACCAGTGGTAGCTACAGTGAAGCtggaactccaagagataacagTCCAGCATATG CGAATGCACCAAGTCCCTATTTGCCGTCAACTCCTGGTCAACCAATGACACCGGGTTCGGCATCATACTTACCCGGCACTCCTGGTGGGCAGCCAATGACGCCTGGAGGTGGTGGTCTTGATCTTATGTCTCCTGCTATTG GTGGAGATGCTGATGGGCCATGGTATATGCCCGACATTTTGGTCAATGTACGGAAATCTGGAGAAGACTCCATAATAGGTGTTGTAAGAGACGTGCTTCCG GATGGTTCTTGCAAAGTATCACTTGGATCAGGTGGAAACGGAGAGATCACCACAGCTCTTCCACACGAATTGGAGATGGTGGTCCCAAGGAAATCAGATAAGATCAAAATCATGAGTGGTGCCCAACGTGGGTCAACTGGTAAACTGATTGGTATCGATGGGACGGATGGCATTGTTAAAGTTGATGACACACTTGATGTGAAGATATTAGACATGGTCATCCTAGCTAAGCTAGCACATTCTTAG